The segment ATCAGGCCCATGCGCGGCAGGTGACGGCGGGCAAGAATTTCCTCGCAAGCGGCGCGATCGGCCCCTGGCTGACGACGGCGGACGAGGTGGGCGATCCGTCGACCCTGGAACTGACGACCCGGCTGAACGGCGCGGTGGTCCAGCAGGACAGGTTGACCTCGCTGATCTTCACCATCCCGCAGCTGATCGCCTACATCACCCGCTTCACGCGGCTGCTGCCGGGCGACATCATCTCGACCGGCACCCCCGACGGCGTCGGTTTCCTGCGCGATCCCAAGATATGGCTGGCCCCCGGCGACGTGCTGGAGATCGACATTCCGCGCGTCGGCCTGCTGCGCAACGCGGTGGTCGCCGAAGGCGCCGGAGCCTCCGGAGCGGGGGCATGAGCAAGAAGCGGCTGATCTGGCTGACCGAGGCCGAGGTCGCGTCGCTGGTCGACATCAACGACGCGATGGCGGCGCTGCGCGTCGGCCTGGCCGAGGAGGCCGAGGGGCGGGCGAAGACGGTCGACAAGGCGCTGGGCGTCTGGCCCGGCGGCGCGATGCACGCGCTGGGATCGCTGTCGCCGGGGCTGAACTATGCCGGCTTCAAGACCTGGGTCCATACCGACCGGGGCGCGACCGCGATCTTCTCGCTGTTCGATACGCGCGACGGCCAGTTGCTCGCGGTGCTGGAGGCCGCGACGCTCGGCCAGATCCGCACCTCGGCGATATCGGGGCTGGCGGCCGACATGCTGGCCGCGCCCGATGCCGCCGAGATGGCGCTGGTGGGAACCGGCGCGCAGGCGCTGACCCAGGCGGCGGCGGTGGCGGCGGTCCGGCCGCTGCGCCGGCTGAGGATCCACAGCCCGACCGCCGAGAAGCGCGCGGCCTTCGTCGAGCGCGCGCGCCGGGCCTTCTCGTTCGAGGTGGTCGATTGCGGATCGCTGGCCGAGGCGGTCGAGGGCGCGCCGATCGTCACGCTGATCACCCGCGCATCGACGCCGTTCCTCGACGCCGACCTGCTGGCGCCGGGCACGCTGCTGATCGCGGCGGGGGCGATCCTGCCCGCCAATGCCGAATGCCTGCCCAACGTGCTGGCGCGCAGCACGCGCGTGGTCGTCGACAGCCTGGGCAACGCCCGGCGCAACTCGCGCGAGCTGCGCGAGCATTTCGGCGAGGGGCCGGAGGGCTGGGAGGCGGTCCGCACGCTCGGCTCGCTGCTCGGCGGCGATGCGCCGCGGCCGGCCGGCGGGGACATCACCCTGTTCAAGCCGATGGGCACCGGCCTGTCGGACCTGTCGGTGGCGATCATGGCCTATGAGCGCGCCACGGAGCAGGGCATCGGGATGACGATCGACCAGCCGACGCGGGTGCCGCCGCGCTGGCGCAGCATGATGGCAACGGCATGACAGGTCTCGGGAGAGTGGACATGGGGCATAAGGCGAAGCTCGTCGACGAGAGCGGTCAGTTCGCCACTTCGGTGGAAAGCTGGCCGTCGATCGTCATCACCAAGGAGGAGATCGAGCGGGAGGTCGAGCGGCTCGCCGACGAGCCGCGGCCCGCCAACGGTCGGCGCGCGACCAGCATGGTCCATCCGATGGCGCAGGCGCCCGGACTCGGCCTTGCGCCCGGCATCGACGCGCATATCGAGGTGCTGAAGCCGGGCGAGAGCGTCCGCGTCAGCCGCTCGAACGGCTCGGCGGTCGGCACCTGCATCCGTGGCCAGGGCGCCGCGCGGATCGGCACTTCCTGCTTCGGGATCGAGAAGCACGACGTCTGGAACGTGCCGTCGATGCACCCGGTCTTCTACGAGAACAACGGGTCGGACCTGCTGGTGCGGCTGACCTTCTCCAACCGGCCGATGCTCGAGAAGCTGATGGTCTTCTACGGCGAGGAGGCCGACGACGCGAAGATATCCGAAGCCTGGTTCGAGACGGTGGCACAGGACGCCCCGGCCGGCCCGCGCGCCAAGGACAGCGCGCCGATCGTGCCGATCGAGGGTGGTGGCTTCCTGATGCCCTATGAGCATCTGGTCGATCCCGACACGGTCGAGAACCGCGCGCTCCACTGGCCCTGGTCGGTCGTCGAGCCGCGGTTGAACGCGGTGCGCGGCATCGGCGAGGGCTATACCGGGCGCCGCCTCTACATCCTCTACAATCCGGCGACCGAGCGGCGGAACGGCACGACGCACAGCTTCTTCGCGTCGATCGCCGCCTATCCCGGCGACGTGGTCGATCGTCCGCACCGGCACAGCTCGGCGGCGATCAACTATTGGTTCGCGGGCTCGGGCCGCAGCACCGTCAACGGCGAGAAGCTGTTCTGGAAGGCCGGCGACCTGATGCTGTCGGCGCCGGGCTGGTCGATCCACAACCATGCGTCGGGACCGGACGGCTTCTACTCGCTGACCATCCAGGATCACCCGCTGATGATCGCGACGGAATCGCTGATCTGGCAGGAGACGATGAAGGACCCGATCAAGAATCTCGGCACCCAGATCGGCTTCCAGACCAACATCTCCGAACTGGTCTGAACTTTTTCCCGGCAGGCGACGACGATGACCGACATACACCCGCTCGAATTCGCCGAGATCGGCGAGAACCTCCAGAAGCTCCTCCAGCCCACGGTCGACCGGCTGGGCTATTTCGGCGATTTCTTCCGCTATGGGAGCCATGCGCCGGACGTCCTGTCGGCCTTCATGGGGCTCAGCGTGGCGCTGAAGGGGGCGATCCCCGACGACCTCAACGAGACCGTCGCGCTGACCGTCTGCCAGGCGATGGACTTCCCCTATGAGCGCATCCAGCACGAGCGGCTGTCGGTGAAGCTGGGGCTCGACCGCGACTGGATCGCGGCGATGGTCGGGCGTCCCTCGACGGCGGAGATCACGCCGTTGCAGCAGGCCGCGCGCGCGCTGTCGATCGCGATCGTCGAGAGGCAGCACGAGGCGGCGCGCGATGCGGCCGGGCAGGTGGCGTCGCTCGCTTCGCCCGGACTGGCGGTCGCGCTGCTGTTCCAGGCGACCCGCTTCATGCAGGTCTGCGCGATCGGTCGCACGCTCGGCATGCAGCTTGCCCTCCCGTCGATATTTGACTCTAATGCGGGGCAATGATCGTCGGCGGTCGCCGATCCCGCTGCGCGCCGCCTGACGACAGTGGGCGCGCGCGCCACGGCAAGGGGCAGGTGACCGGATGAAGGGCGACGTCAAGAACATCTACCGCTCGATGCTCGACAATCTGAGCGCGCTGCGCGCCTTCGTGGCGGTGGTGGAAGCGGGCAGCTTCTCCGAGGCCGGCTATCGGCTGAACGTCATGCCCTCGACGATCAGCAAGCATGTCTCCTTCCTGGAGGAGAAGATCCACGGGCAGCTCATCGTCCGCTCCACCAAGCATCTCTCGGTCTCCGAGCTCGGACGCCGCTTCTACGACCGGTGCCTGATCATCCTGAAGGAGGTCGAGGAAACCGAAGCGGAGATGCTCGAATATCAGATGGAGCCGCAGGGCAAGCTGCGCATCACCATGGGGCCGTCCTTCGCCGGCTACCACCTGCCGCGGCTGATCCCGAGCTTCCTGGAACGCTATCCCAAGATCAGCCTCGACTTCCGGGTCACGCCCGAACTGGTCGACCTGATCGACCACAGCATCGACGTCGCGGTCCGCATCAGCAGCAATCTGGAGCCCGGGCTGATCGCGGTGAAGCTGGCGCCCAACATCCGCAGCGTGTGCGTGTCGCCGGCCTATGTCGAGAAGTTCGGCATGCCGGCCGAGCCCAGGGACCTCGAAAGCCACAATTGCCTACTGACCAACGAGGCGTCCAGCACCGCGAAATGGCGGCTGCTGCAGGACGGTGTCGAGAATGTCGTCCATGTGTCGGGCAACCTGGTGGTCAACCATGGCGACATCTACAAGCAGGCGATCCTCGACGGCGTCGGCATCGGCCATCTGTCGCGCTACCTGGTCTATCAGGAGATCAACGACGGCCGGCTGATCGAACTGTTCCCCGATCGCGGCGTGATCAACAGCTTCATCTACGTCGTCTATCCGCAGCGCCGCAACCTGCCGCTCAAGACGCGGGTGTTCATCGATCACCTGCGCGACGCCTTTCGCGGCACGCCCGAATGGATGGCGTGACCGGACGATAGTCAGGGCGTCGCGCGGTCCGCATAATAGGCGTCGAGCACCGCGAAGCGCTCGCCGCGCCCCGGGCGGCCCATCGCCGGCTCGGCGCCGATCCGCATCGCCGGTCCGTCGTCGCCCTCGAAGCGCGACCAGTGCGGCAGGTCGCTACCGTTCGGATCGCCCGACCGCGCGAAATTGACCCAATAGGCG is part of the Rhizorhabdus wittichii RW1 genome and harbors:
- a CDS encoding ornithine cyclodeaminase (PFAM: ornithine cyclodeaminase/mu-crystallin): MSKKRLIWLTEAEVASLVDINDAMAALRVGLAEEAEGRAKTVDKALGVWPGGAMHALGSLSPGLNYAGFKTWVHTDRGATAIFSLFDTRDGQLLAVLEAATLGQIRTSAISGLAADMLAAPDAAEMALVGTGAQALTQAAAVAAVRPLRRLRIHSPTAEKRAAFVERARRAFSFEVVDCGSLAEAVEGAPIVTLITRASTPFLDADLLAPGTLLIAAGAILPANAECLPNVLARSTRVVVDSLGNARRNSRELREHFGEGPEGWEAVRTLGSLLGGDAPRPAGGDITLFKPMGTGLSDLSVAIMAYERATEQGIGMTIDQPTRVPPRWRSMMATA
- a CDS encoding Gentisate 1 2-dioxygenase-like protein codes for the protein MGHKAKLVDESGQFATSVESWPSIVITKEEIEREVERLADEPRPANGRRATSMVHPMAQAPGLGLAPGIDAHIEVLKPGESVRVSRSNGSAVGTCIRGQGAARIGTSCFGIEKHDVWNVPSMHPVFYENNGSDLLVRLTFSNRPMLEKLMVFYGEEADDAKISEAWFETVAQDAPAGPRAKDSAPIVPIEGGGFLMPYEHLVDPDTVENRALHWPWSVVEPRLNAVRGIGEGYTGRRLYILYNPATERRNGTTHSFFASIAAYPGDVVDRPHRHSSAAINYWFAGSGRSTVNGEKLFWKAGDLMLSAPGWSIHNHASGPDGFYSLTIQDHPLMIATESLIWQETMKDPIKNLGTQIGFQTNISELV
- a CDS encoding transcriptional regulator, LysR family (PFAM: regulatory protein, LysR; LysR, substrate-binding), which gives rise to MKGDVKNIYRSMLDNLSALRAFVAVVEAGSFSEAGYRLNVMPSTISKHVSFLEEKIHGQLIVRSTKHLSVSELGRRFYDRCLIILKEVEETEAEMLEYQMEPQGKLRITMGPSFAGYHLPRLIPSFLERYPKISLDFRVTPELVDLIDHSIDVAVRISSNLEPGLIAVKLAPNIRSVCVSPAYVEKFGMPAEPRDLESHNCLLTNEASSTAKWRLLQDGVENVVHVSGNLVVNHGDIYKQAILDGVGIGHLSRYLVYQEINDGRLIELFPDRGVINSFIYVVYPQRRNLPLKTRVFIDHLRDAFRGTPEWMA